One window of the Psilocybe cubensis strain MGC-MH-2018 chromosome 12, whole genome shotgun sequence genome contains the following:
- a CDS encoding Guanine nucleotide-binding protein-like 3-like protein (Guanine nucleotide-binding protein-like 3 homolog), with product MTTMEERGQCPQDLVAIFHASFHPTKGNVIDWSMKASDDLNLDGLEYSALPSGLHLVEQDVVYFNKDGQQGVCIFRRRQTAETGHRGFRLSSLGILLARSRRPRPQRHVKALKELIETVYTRMEREGVLEPTDEDWDPARAFFEERKLRRADLGGAGDWAGWSEELDGIYSEPSDSNLTLHLPHLLRILGPSSLTLYKHILGRKRVLIYTLPPVQVACILCHVASDLCFESQVDDSPNSGHLKGKHHEPVNVLGMVTLTDLDRLEAESRTGRGWIACTTDAIFMEKPSYYDLLIDLTTSTPNKTTRPTFYASKPVTPQPGSSRGPSHKLSSMHFAWSDVKLWNEVDRILRLDSDSFSALHTCCGVSTVEPPVKSKSITLWTDAWQVYEDVCIICAGLWMGNWRGNSTMSYSTGNGAENWGSVRLEGDDDLTREGVGKAYVRNVGMGIEGRPASDMGLSAGGTSGGTSKANRRVSAMSWSSGRATVVGTVANGKGKQVTSPEPQLNDSGQIDEVDETYGLEQYHTAEEESRRKNAQLLTTLAILQTFHAHTLFQLSVLKDILTRQGVDGDGDGREKVVLLSPKDMMTFELGPLSSFDARYLEWLVEEYGGEGVRVAIKRGWKDLLVAMLGTKNAMVPVFLNFLYLVFFSKPHDGQIKRLVFKTADWNSVDYELKKDPGIPRLPNLKVKVRNAQHKPQVPPERQLDNDATMASEPTLSTLAMLASEAEASSAAQERQQQQQEQMFMDPSSSTGVVSKTKEQLRKYYLKALHKVVDEADIIILVLDARDPEGCRSRMVEEEVRRREAEGKRLVFVLNKIDLIPKSNAQEWLKYLRHSTPTLPFLSSASSQHQRTNISSSTAPALMKLLKAYKPKAGSVTIGVVGYPNVGKSSLINSLKRSKVCAVAAQPGHTKELQSVQLERGMRVIDSPGVVFDEDVYDDGKGSKKSSVLLRNVVKVEDVEDPIAVVEEILSRTPPETLQKIYNLPEFTSTLEFLTMLALSNGRLLKGGTPDLNSAARQVLTDWNQQKIPYFSTPPTIHPSMIPSTVAATRTGEDGPVIAPGAENVGQAQILTEFSKPFQLEGLFGAADAGAFGGDGDVAMGDEDDENEVFWDAVETPEAMDDTVPMESDDLRHIVPRKRSRSPSEAAQNSRGPSDLAHYNRQPKRQRKSKEIPAYDAQPDKNVLEQMGRSNPLNRKTLKRDAKRARKAHRVRAGGGMEIDDQDSFYTVLATMKDNTTAIRTPLVISNALNTPNRLGNDDYFAISRSLGSSKRHVGTFDESGHDEVLLNKLHALEDEQARRRCPIDSIPNELLALIFEFGYLDFEEWRHSDPEFRETMMQTSRRFRQLTLHTPSLWSVISLSLSNVAEEVGRLPFYLERSAQYPLDIRLSSFWEQDMTDIVMPLLVAHSKRWKRLSIIATDSYIFSYLNDIPAPILDNLDISYFAHERRISLPQSVFGGEFPKVTYLCLRNIDLNTLKLPLHALKTLEIRGYGTWPNLERFTEMLGNGASTLQRLILHVKPGQIANQLLPEGSRTHSNIVLPALRKLEIYSSEWLSSAIVSLSRIFVCPNLESFVLREGVGSASETARTIVSYTRSPHRHKDLRLYQPNPSSWEPLFTGFPDRLYVQAASMEHACMILSSPSTMLTSLELRKPFLLRADLTRSTFSQLKALKHLFFLDTAPNHAMLQLLDGYQDAEVADEVIQSSRGSISIPTLETFVLEIDTHTNRQELLSGYKDVTANFVDMFTLPSIRTLVLKNLEARQWINIARSFGLHAEEYTKLTSLKVMNMTDVLAVNANDVLYNDNTRSFPHLRRLLLDTVGSNAFMHQLLPKANPESPGSFVLPWPDMEVISVYGDANVSKPMLHRIISTREEQGRPLKMLYLDDRFSTNKDSWNWLNEHTHVLKSKPGFL from the exons ATGACTACGATGGAGGAACGAGGGCAATGTCCTCAAGATTTAG TCGCGATATTTCATGCTTCATTCCACCCGACGAAAGGCAATGTTATTGACTGGTCGATGAAGGCCAGTGATG ATCTTAACTTGGATGGCTTAGAATACAGCGCGCTGCCCAGCGGTCTTCATCTCGTAGAACAAGACGTTGT ATACTTCAACAAAGATGGCCAACAGGGCGTATGCATTTTCCGCAGACGCCAAACTGCCGAGACAGGCCATCGCGGATTCCGGCTGAGCTCGTTGGGCATCCTGCTCGCCAGATCGCGCAGACCTCGGCCGCAGCGGCATGTAAAGGCTCTGAAGGAGCTCATTGAGACGGTGTACACGCGCATGGAGCGGGAGGGCGTGTTGGAGCCCACGGATGAGGACTGGGATCCGGCGCGTGCGTTCTTTGAGGAGAGGAAACTTCGGAGGGCAGATCTTGGCGGTGCGGGTGATTGGGCTGGGTGGAGCGAGGAGCTAGATGGT ATTTATTCGGAGCCCAGCGACTCCAATTTGACGTTGCACCTCCCTCATTTATTGCGAATTCTTGGCCCGAGCTCGTTGACGCTGTACAAACATATTCTTGGGAGAAAGCGCGTGCTGATATACACGCTGCCGCCTGTGCAGGTTGCATGCATCTTATGTCATGTCGCAAGCGACCTGTGCTTTGAAAGCCAGGTGGATGACAGTCCCAACTCAGGACACCTCAAGGGCAAACATCACGAGCCAGTGAATGTCCTTGGGATGGTAACACTCACCGACTTGGATAGACTGGAAGCAGAGAGCCGGACAGGACGTGGATGGATTGCTT GTACGACTGACGCAATATTTATGGAGAAACCCTCTTATTACGACCTACTTATTGACCTAACAACCTCTACACCCAACAAAACAACCCGACCGACATTTTATGCTTCTAAACCGGTCACTCCACAACCCGGCAGCTCCCGTGGACCGTCACACAAACTGTCCTCTATGCACTTTGCATGGAGCGACGTGAAGCTATGGAACGAAGTCGACAGGATTCTGCGCCTTGACTCGGACTCATTCTCGGCTTTACATACGTGCTGCGGGGTGTCAACTGTGGAGCCCCCGGTCAAGTCCAAATCGATCACTCTGTGGACTGACGCGTGGCAGGTGTACGAGGATGTGTGCATCATTTGTGCGGGGCTCTGGATGGGTAATTGGAGAGGTAACTCGACAATGTCGTATTCGACTGGGAATGGAGCGGAGAATTGGGGCAGCGTGCGGCTGGAAGGAGATGACGATCTCACACGGGAAGGGGTTGGTAAAGCGTATGTTCGCAATGTGGGTATGGGCATCGAGGGTCGACCAGCGAGCGACATGGGTTTGTCTGCCGGTGGGACGTCGGGTGGAACGTCGAAGGCCAATAGAAGGGTCAGTGCGATGTCATGGTCTAGTGGACGTGCGACAGTCGTTGGGACCGTTGCGAATGGGAAAGGCAAACAAGTGACCTCCCCTGAGCCTCAACTTAACGATTCTGGCCAAATTGATGAAGTCGACGAAACATATGGCCTGGAGCAGTACCATACTGCAGAAGAGGAGTCACGGCGGAAGAATGCACAGCTCCTGACGACGCTGGCAATTCTGCAAACTTTCCACGCACACACCCTGTTCCAGCTCTCGGTATTGAAAGACATACTCACGCGACAGGGTGTAGacggtgatggtgatggcaGGGAGAAGGTTGTGCTGTTGTCGCCGAAGGATATGATGACGTTCGAGCTAGGACCTCTCAGCAGCTTTGATGCACGATATTTGGAGTGGCTTGTAGAAGAATACGGTGGGGAGGGAGTACGAGTCGCAATAAAACGCGGCTGGAAGGACCTGCTTGTCGCCATGCTTGG GACAAAGAATGCAATGGTTCCTGTGTTTTTGAACTTTTTGTACCTCGTTTTCTTCTCCAAACCTCATGATGGGCAGATCAA GCGTTTGGTATTCAAGACGGCTGATTGGAATTCTGTGGATTATG AACTCAAGAAGGATCCTGGAATACCGCGCCTGCCAAATCTGAAAGTCAAAGTGCGCAATGCTCAGCATAAACCTCAG GTGCCACCAGAGCGCCAGCTCGACAACGATGCGACGATGGCGTCCGAGCCTACGCTATCCACCCTCGCCATGCTAGCATCAGAAGCAGAAGCCTCATCGGCGGCACAGGAaaggcagcagcagcaacaagaGCAGATGTTCATGGACCCATCATCTTCCACTGGGGTAGTTAGCAAAACAAAGGAGCAACTACGGAAATATTATCTCAAGGCACTGCATAAAGTGGTGGATGAAGCAGACATCATTATTCTTGTCCTGGACGCGCGCGATCCAGAGGGGTGTCGGAGTAGGATGGTCGAGGAGGAAGTGAGGAGGCGCGAGGCGGAGGGGAAGAGGTTGGTGTTTGTGCTGAATAAAATTG ATTTGATTCCAAAGTCCAACGCACAGGAATGGCTGAAGTATCTGCGGCACTCGACGCCTACACTGCCATTCCTGTCGTCGGCATCGTCGCAGCACCAGCGGACGAACATTTCGTCGTCGACGGCGCCCGCGCTCATGAAGCTACTCAAAGCCTACAAGCCAAAGGCAGGAAGTGTGACAATTGGCGTCGTGGGGTATCCAAATGTCGGGAAGAGTAGTTTGATCAACAGCCTGAAGCGAAGTAAA GTTTGTGCTGTGGCTGCTCAGCCTGGTCACACGAAGGAGCTGCAGTCGGTGCAGCTTGAGCGTGGAATGCGGGTGATTGATTCCCCTGGAGTTGTGTTCGACGAGGATGTGTATGATGATGGAAAAGGGTCGAAGAAGAGCAGTGTTCTACTTCGCAACGTTGTCAAGGTTGAGGATGTCGAGGATCCTATAGCTGTCG TGGAAGAAATTCTTTCAAGAACGCCACCTGAGACCCTGCAGAAGATCTACAACCTTCCCGAGTTCACATCGACGTTGGAGTTCTTGACAATGTTGGCATTGAGCAATGGGCGACTTCTCAAG GGTGGTACTCCAGATCTCAATTCTGCGGCTCGTCAAGTCCTGACTGACTGGAACCAACAAAAAATCCCGTACTTCAGCACCCCGCCAACAATACATCCTTCCATGATCCCTTCAACTG TGGCTGCCACCCGTACTGGCGAAGATGGTCCAGTCATCGCCCCTGGTGCTGAGAACGTCGGTCAGGCACAGATTCTGACAGAGTTttcaaaacctttccagctcGAAGGGTTGTTTGGAGCTGCTGATGCTGGTGCTTTTGGTGGCGATGGAGATGTTGCTATGGgtgacgaagatgatgaaaatgaGGTCTTTTGGGATGCAGTAGAGACTCCGGAAGCCATGGATGACAC TGTCCCCATGGAATCCGATGACCTACGCCATATCGTGCCCCGAAAACGTTCCCGTTCGCCCTCAGAGGCTGCTCAAAATTCTCGTGGCCCATCCGATCTGGCACATTATAATCGCCAACCAAAACGCCAGCGAAAATCAAAAGAGATCCCCGCCTACGATGCACAGCCTGATAAAAATGTTTTAGAACAGATGGGACGCAGCAATCCTTTGAATAGAAAAACTCTAAAGAGAGACGCAAAGAGGGCAAGAAAGGCGCATCGGGTGAGGGCTGGAGGAGGTATGGAAATTGACGATCAGG ATTCCTTCTACACCGTGCTAGCCACGATGAAGGACAATACTACCGCCATTCGTACACCACTCGTTATCTCTAATGCTCTAAATACACCCAATAGACTAGG CAACGATGACTATTTCGCCATTTCACGTTCTTTGGGAAGCTCGAAACGTCATGTTGGGACGTTTGATGAAAGTGGACATGATGAAGTTCTTCTCAATAAGCTGCATGCCCTGGAAGACGAGCAGGCTCGACGGCGGTGTCCGATAGACTCCATCCCAAATGAACTCTTGGCGCTGATCTTCGAGTTTGGGTACTTGGATTTCGAAGAATGGCGGCACTCCGATCCAGAATTTCGAGAGACGATGATGCAAACATCGCGCAGGTTTCGCCAGCTCACATTGCACACCCCGTCTTTGTGGAGTGTTATCTCTCTATCCCTGTCCAACGTGGCAGAGGAGGTCGGCCGGCTTCCGTTTTATCTGGAGCGTTCGGCGCAATATCCTCTCGACATCCGTTTGAGCTCCTTCTGGGAGCAAGATATGACAGACATTGTCATGCCGCTCTTGGTCGCCCATAGTAAACGGTGGAAACGGTTATCTATCATTGCCACAGACTCCTACATCTTCTCATATCTGAACGACATCCCTGCGCCCATTCTGGATAATCTCGACATATCATACTTTGCGCATGAACGGAGGATTTCTCTTCCTCAATCGGTTTTCGGTGGAGAATTTCCTAAAGTGACGTATCTATGCCTGCGAAATATCGACCTGAACACCCTCAAACTTCCCCTCCATGCTCTGAAGACGTTGGAAATACGAGGGTACGGTACCTGGCCTAACCTTGAACGATTCACTGAAATGCTGGGCAACGGTGCATCGACGCTCCAGCGCCTCATTCTGCACGTCAAACCTGGTCAGATAGCTAATCAATTGCTCCCTGAAGGCAGTCGCACGCACTCAAATATTGTCCTCCCGGCACTACGCAAACTAGAGATATATTCTTCGGAGTGGCTCTCCTCGGCCATCGTTTCATTGTCGCGCATATTTGTGTGCCCGAATTTGGAGTCATTCGTCCTCCGTGAGGGTGTGGGTTCCGCGTCTGAGACTGCGCGCACGATAGTGAGCTACACACGCTCCCCGCACAGACATAAAGATCTGCGCTTGTACCAGCCGAATCCTTCGTCATGGGAGCCCCTGTTCACCGGCTTTCCGGATCGTCTGTATGTCCAGGCTGCAAGTATGGAACATGCGTGTATGATCCTTTCTTCACCGTCTACAATGCTGACGAGTCTGGAATTGCGAAAACCATTTTTGCTCCGCGCTGACTTGACCAGGTCGACGTTTTCTCAACTTAAAGCGCTCAAGCACTTGTTCTTCCTCGATACGGCACCGAACCACGCTATGCTCCAGCTGCTTGATGGTTACCAGGACGCAGAAGTGGCGGATGAGGTGATACAATCGAGCAGAGGGTCTATCTCAATACCCACTCTGGAAACCTTCGTCCTCGAAATTGATACCCATACGAACCGACAAGAGCTTCTGTCTGGATACAAAGATGTCACTGCCAATTTCGTTGACATGTTCACACTGCCGTCCATTCGCACGCTCGTCCTCAAGAACTTGGAAGCGCGACAGTGGATCAACATTGCGCGCTCGTTCGGTCTCCACGCTGAGGAGTATACTAAACTCACGTCGCTGAAGGTCATGAACATGACTGATGTCTTAGCTGTCAACGCTAATGACGTTTTGTACAACGACAACACGCGCTCGTTCCCTCATCTCCGCCGACTGTTGCTGGACACCGTCGGCTCAAATGCATTCATGCACCAGCTCCTCCCTAAAGCAAACCCAGAATCTCCGGGTTCCTTCGTGTTGCCGTGGCCTGATATGGAGGTGATCTCTGTgtacggagatgcgaatgTTAGTAAGCCTATGCTGCATCGTATCATATCTACGAGGGAGGAGCAAGGTAGACCTTTGAAGATGCTCTATCTTGACGATCGCTTTTCGACCAACAAGGACTCGTGGAATTGGTTGAACGAACACACCCATGTTCTCAAGTCTAAACCTGGGTTCTTATAA
- a CDS encoding Serine/threonine-protein kinase RAD53, whose product MDFSQSDDYYLETNVEKDVNMHFFGYLEPMEMDAGTHLIRIYFPKNCQDCIVGSCHRCDIVLDGPGIANQQCRVFWAGNRYARSKVSVVNLTERGLLINDVPIPKAKWQELNSGDKLQFGLHYQYIYQHTADVGPSDGFHSTYAIGEEVGHGGYATVSRVTNKETGEIRVVKRVAKPFHLKANRPRSTYEIYTMRQVGLHHHVVRLYEVYYHYDNSINMILEYVDGGDLQTYLNIHHRLSESQSKRIAYQICSAMTHVHSMGVIHRDLKPTNILLTSEKPPVVKIADFGLAVSAKGPFFLSETLVGTNRFLAPELGKKCGPFLYSDRVDSWSVGITVLTMLAGINSLPEQMDLESDIEFFEWLSTFKVDEGCLAGLDVQISEPAKGFLVALLDRDPFVRASLTMARYLPWLEEFEIEDVCEQDEVDEVHRMLISDDSI is encoded by the exons ATGGATTTCAGTCAATCTGATGACTACTATCTGGAGACGAACGTTGAGAAGGACGTTAACATGCATTTTTTTGGATATCTCGAGCCAATGGAAATGGACGCCGGTACACACCTGATTCGGATTTACTTTCCGAAGAATTGTCAGGACTGCATCGTAGGGAGCTGTCACAGGTGCGACATTGTATTAGACGGACCTGGAATTG CCAATCAGCAATGTAGGGTGTTTTGGGCAGGAAATAGATATGCGCGTAGTAAAGTTTCGGTTGTGAACTTGACTGAACGAGGTCTATTG ATTAATGACGTGCCGATTCCCAAAGCCAAGTGGCAGGAATTGAATTCTGGAGATAAACTCCAATTCGGACTTCACTATC AGTACATATACCAACACACCGCCGATGTTGGGCCCTCAGACGGCTTTCATAGCACGTACGCTATTGGCGAGGAGGTTGGGCATGGTGGTTATGCTACCGTCAGCCGGGTTACGAATAAAGAGACTGGCGAGATACGCGTGGTAAAGAGGGTAGCGAAGCCTTTCCATTTGAAGGCTAACAGGCCGCGCTCGACATATGAGATCTACACTATGAGACAGGTGGGCTTACATCACCATGTCGTCCGACTCTACGAGGTGTATTATCACTATGATAATAGTATCA ATATGATCTTGGAATACGTGGACGGCGGGGATTTACAGACTTACTTGAACATACATCACCGACTGT CGGAATCCCAGTCGAAAAGAATTGCTTACCAGATATGCTCTGCGATGACG CATGTGCATTCGATGGGTGTCATACACAGAGACCTCAAGCCAACG AATATCTTACTCACATCTGAAAAACCCCCAGTGGTCAAAATCGCCGATTTCGGTCTGGCTGTATCAGCAAAAGGCCCTTTTTTTCTATCCGAG ACGCTCGTTGGAACTAACCGCTTCCTCGCTCCTGAGCTAGGCAAAAAATGCGGACCGTTTTTGTACAGCGACCGGGTGGATAGTTGGAGTGTTGGGATTACTGTTCTTACaat GCTGGCTGGCATTAACTCTCTTCCTGAGCAAATGGATTTAGAGTCAGATATAGAGTTTTTCGAGTGGCTTTCGACGTTCAAAGTGGACGAAGGGTGTCTTGCGGGATTAGATGTCCAGATATCAG AACCAGCGAAAGGTTTTTTAGTAGCACTTCTGGATAGAGACCCGTTCGTTCGGGCGTCACTTACGATGGCTCGTTATTTGCCGTGGCTTGAAGAATTTGAGATCGAAGATGTCTGTGAACAAGATGAAGTTGATGAAGTTCATAGAATGTTGATTAGCGACGACAGTATATAG
- a CDS encoding putative prefoldin subunit 5, with protein MAQPQQTISVADLDIAQLSEVRKQLEEELNHLTNSFAQLKQAQAKFKTCLDNVNQVKPEHKSKTILVPLTNSLYVPGKLSDSEHVIVDIGTGYYVRKTRAEAAKHYSSKVEYIRTNVDTLEETINKKRENMNVIISVLQQKIQAETQGGPTGRS; from the exons ATGGCGCAGCCCCAGCAGACTATTAGTGTTGCGGATCTTGACATCGCGCAGCTCTCTGAAGTCCGAAAGCAGCTTGAAGAG GAATTGAATCATCTTACAAACTCATTCGCGCAGCTCAAACAGGCGCAGGCAAAGTTCAAGACATGCCTCGATAATGTCAACCAGGTAAAGCCTGAGCATAAAT CGAAAACCATACTCGTACCCTTGACCAACTCGTTGTACGTTCCAGGCAAACTTTCGGACTCGGAGCACGTTATAGTGGATATAGGGACGGGCTACTACGTCCGAAAG ACACGCGCCGAAGCTGCGAAACACTACTCCAGCAAAGTCGAGTACATCCGCACCAACGTCGACACCCTAGAAGAGACCATAAATAAGAAACGTGAAAACATGAACGTCATCATCAGCGTCCTCCAGCAAAAAATACAAGCAGAAACGCAGGGCGGTCCGACTGGAAGGAGTTGA